Proteins from a genomic interval of Polaribacter sejongensis:
- a CDS encoding type 1 glutamine amidotransferase domain-containing protein — MENLERKTVAILATNGFEESELREPKKALEEAGAEVHIVSLESGEIKSWNEGNWGETYKVDKTLKEVSQENYNALMLPGGVINPDLLRNNEDAVHFVKSFFEHHKPVGAICHGPWLLAEANVLKGRNITSYSSIKTDLINAGANWVDEEVVVDKGLVTSRNPSDLPAFNAKLVEEVYEGKHKGQMA, encoded by the coding sequence ATGGAGAACTTAGAAAGAAAGACCGTTGCAATATTAGCAACTAATGGATTTGAAGAAAGTGAATTAAGAGAACCAAAGAAAGCTTTAGAAGAAGCAGGTGCAGAGGTGCACATTGTGTCTTTAGAATCTGGAGAAATAAAATCTTGGAATGAAGGTAATTGGGGAGAAACGTATAAAGTAGATAAAACTTTAAAAGAAGTATCTCAAGAAAACTATAATGCATTGATGTTGCCTGGTGGAGTTATAAACCCAGACTTATTACGTAATAATGAAGATGCAGTTCATTTTGTAAAATCCTTTTTTGAGCATCATAAACCTGTTGGAGCTATTTGCCACGGACCTTGGTTATTGGCGGAAGCAAACGTCTTAAAAGGGAGAAATATAACTTCATATAGTTCAATTAAAACAGATCTTATAAACGCCGGAGCAAATTGGGTTGATGAAGAGGTAGTTGTAGATAAGGGTTTAGTTACCAGTAGAAACCCGAGTGATTTACCTGCATTTAACGCTAAGTTAGTGGAAGAGGTTTATGAAGGTAAACACAAAGGTCAAATGGCTTAA
- a CDS encoding mechanosensitive ion channel domain-containing protein, with translation MEFYNYKIISSIAIIVVAFLIRFVITNSLRKIQVKFGFQKARIILTNKIISVLIYITIIVFVSFVWGVDEKQLLVYVSSFLTILGIAFFAQWSILSNITAGLILFINYPVKIGDTITILEKDNNITGEIRDIGAFFITLRTLEKELITIPNAVILQKNIKYSPQPE, from the coding sequence ATGGAATTTTACAATTATAAAATCATATCATCAATAGCAATTATAGTTGTTGCTTTTTTAATTCGCTTTGTAATTACCAATTCTTTAAGGAAAATTCAAGTAAAATTTGGGTTTCAAAAAGCCAGAATTATTTTAACAAATAAAATAATTTCAGTGCTTATATACATTACTATAATTGTATTTGTATCTTTTGTTTGGGGAGTAGACGAGAAACAATTACTTGTTTACGTTTCTTCTTTTTTAACCATTCTAGGTATTGCTTTTTTTGCGCAATGGTCTATTCTTTCTAACATTACTGCTGGCTTAATTTTATTTATAAATTATCCTGTAAAAATTGGAGACACCATTACTATTTTAGAAAAAGACAATAATATTACAGGTGAAATTAGAGATATTGGTGCATTTTTCATCACATTAAGAACCTTAGAAAAAGAATTAATAACCATTCCTAATGCCGTTATTCTTCAGAAAAACATTAAGTACTCTCCTCAACCAGAGTAG
- a CDS encoding acyl-CoA thioesterase: MEVKTPKESLTILTDLVLPGETNYLDNLFGGELLARMDRACSIAAGRHSRRIVVTASVNHVAFSKAVPVGSVLTIEAKVSRAFNSSMETYVDVWTEDRQSGCRTKVNEGIYTFVAVDETGRPVAIPQIRPETDLEQTRYEGALQRKELSLVLAGKLKPGDATALKAVFS; the protein is encoded by the coding sequence ATGGAAGTAAAAACGCCGAAAGAATCTTTAACAATACTTACCGACTTAGTTTTACCCGGTGAAACCAATTATTTAGACAACCTTTTTGGTGGCGAATTACTTGCCAGAATGGACAGAGCTTGTAGTATTGCTGCAGGTAGACACTCTAGAAGAATTGTAGTTACAGCCTCTGTAAACCATGTTGCTTTTAGCAAAGCAGTACCTGTTGGAAGCGTACTTACTATAGAAGCTAAAGTTTCTAGAGCGTTTAACTCTTCTATGGAAACGTATGTAGATGTTTGGACAGAAGACAGACAGTCTGGATGTAGAACTAAAGTAAACGAAGGTATTTATACGTTTGTTGCTGTAGACGAAACAGGAAGACCTGTTGCTATTCCTCAAATTAGACCAGAAACAGATTTAGAACAAACACGCTACGAAGGTGCTTTACAACGTAAAGAATTAAGTTTAGTTTTAGCAGGAAAGTTAAAGCCTGGCGATGCAACTGCCTTAAAAGCAGTATTTAGTTAA
- a CDS encoding SPOR domain-containing protein, whose product MKLATYINDLLYRYDCVIVPDFGGFVTNKIGAKANNFTHTFTPPTKQVTFNSLLKHNDGLLANYIASAENISFEKASTAISLSVIKWQNELQSNTVQIDSLGVLSLNEEKQIIFEPNAAVNYLTESFGLDTVTSSAISRFKEQVKPLNPLPLKEERKREIPALIKYAATAAILLTLGYAGYNGYENNLQKENLANQEKAIQKKIQAATFVISNPLPTINLNVVKEVAKPFHIVAGAFQFAENAEKRVEELKAKGFDAKIIGVNKWGLTQVTFNSYASRNEATNNLYRIQKTVSKDAWLLVEKLD is encoded by the coding sequence ATGAAATTAGCAACTTACATAAACGATTTACTGTACAGATACGATTGCGTAATTGTACCTGACTTTGGAGGATTTGTAACCAATAAAATTGGTGCAAAAGCCAATAATTTTACACATACTTTTACACCACCTACTAAACAGGTTACTTTTAATAGTTTGTTAAAACACAATGATGGTTTATTAGCTAATTATATTGCTTCTGCAGAAAACATTTCTTTCGAAAAAGCTTCTACTGCTATTTCATTATCTGTTATTAAGTGGCAAAATGAATTACAGTCTAACACTGTACAAATTGATAGTTTAGGTGTTTTGTCTTTAAATGAAGAAAAACAAATTATTTTTGAACCTAATGCTGCTGTTAATTACTTAACAGAATCTTTTGGTTTAGATACCGTAACATCTTCTGCTATTTCTAGATTTAAAGAACAAGTAAAGCCTTTGAATCCTCTTCCTTTAAAAGAAGAGCGCAAAAGAGAAATACCTGCACTTATAAAATACGCTGCAACAGCTGCTATTTTACTAACTTTAGGTTATGCTGGCTATAATGGTTATGAAAATAATTTACAAAAAGAAAACTTAGCGAATCAAGAAAAAGCTATTCAGAAAAAGATACAAGCGGCTACTTTTGTTATTTCTAATCCTTTACCAACTATTAACTTAAATGTTGTTAAAGAAGTAGCAAAACCTTTTCATATTGTTGCTGGAGCTTTTCAATTTGCAGAAAATGCAGAAAAAAGAGTAGAAGAATTAAAAGCAAAAGGATTTGATGCTAAGATAATTGGCGTTAACAAATGGGGACTTACTCAAGTTACTTTTAACAGTTACGCTAGCCGAAATGAAGCTACTAACAACCTTTATAGAATTCAGAAAACAGTATCTAAAGATGCTTGGTTACTTGTTGAAAAGTTAGATTAA
- the dprA gene encoding DNA-processing protein DprA — MKEEKLLAILRLQKCKAIGDILAKKLIVNVGDVEQVFKEKTAILSKINGIGGHALKHLFDAKNIELAQQELKYVQDNNISYTYFLEDDYPKNLQHCIDSPILLFKDGNLDFSNQRIISVVGTRNISSYGRDFCNQLIKEIAVYNPIIVSGFAYGVDICAHKAAIENNLQTIAVLAHGFEQIYPKVHKKYINQVNENGGFLTEFWSEESPLRENFLKRNRIVAGISKATIIIESASKGGSLVTADIANSYNKDVFAVPGRTTDIYSKGCNNLIKNNRAHLLSSASDIVKMLNWDVQEKTKPIQKQLFIELNENEQKIHDLLHDKGQQLLDVISLECNIPIYQLSSILLQLELKGVTKPLPGKMFELA; from the coding sequence TTGAAAGAAGAAAAATTATTAGCGATCTTAAGATTACAAAAATGCAAAGCCATTGGTGATATTTTGGCCAAGAAACTCATTGTAAATGTGGGAGATGTAGAGCAGGTTTTTAAAGAAAAGACAGCAATACTCTCAAAAATTAACGGAATAGGAGGTCATGCTTTAAAACATTTGTTTGATGCAAAAAACATAGAATTAGCGCAGCAAGAGTTAAAATATGTTCAAGATAATAATATTTCTTATACTTATTTCTTAGAAGATGATTATCCTAAAAATCTACAACATTGTATTGATAGCCCTATATTATTGTTTAAAGATGGGAATTTAGATTTTTCGAATCAAAGAATTATTTCTGTTGTTGGTACCAGAAATATTAGTTCTTACGGACGCGATTTTTGCAATCAATTAATTAAAGAAATTGCAGTTTATAATCCCATTATTGTAAGTGGTTTTGCATACGGTGTAGATATTTGTGCGCATAAAGCTGCAATAGAAAATAATTTGCAAACCATTGCGGTTTTAGCACATGGTTTCGAGCAAATTTATCCGAAGGTACATAAGAAATACATCAATCAAGTAAATGAAAATGGAGGTTTTTTAACTGAATTTTGGAGTGAAGAATCTCCTTTAAGAGAGAATTTTTTAAAACGAAATAGAATTGTTGCTGGTATTTCTAAAGCAACCATTATTATAGAATCTGCCTCAAAAGGAGGTTCTTTGGTAACAGCTGATATAGCAAATTCTTATAACAAAGATGTTTTTGCAGTTCCCGGAAGAACCACAGATATTTATAGTAAAGGATGTAATAATTTAATTAAAAACAATAGGGCGCATTTATTGAGTTCTGCTTCCGATATTGTAAAAATGTTGAATTGGGATGTTCAAGAAAAAACCAAACCAATTCAAAAACAACTATTTATAGAATTGAATGAGAACGAGCAAAAAATTCATGATTTATTGCATGATAAAGGGCAACAGTTATTAGATGTTATATCGTTAGAATGTAATATTCCAATTTATCAATTATCATCTATATTATTGCAGTTAGAATTAAAAGGTGTTACCAAACCTTTACCAGGAAAGATGTTTGAACTTGCTTAA
- a CDS encoding TonB-dependent receptor produces MPSFFKTFLLLLVSYTAFGQEGDFYGKVKVDDNEPGIDVFVVIKGDHFYKETVTDFNGEFYIKSVPYGTHKIQFHSLNSKSKTITTQLNSNKKEVNVLLESIKNQLDEVRITTKTEETKKETQGFAVNVIKTEEAGLRNVQTNDLLNTTVGVKIRQNGGLGSEVSYSLNGLSGNAVRIFIDGIPSSMYGSSYNLNSIPPSMIKNIEVYKGVVPGHLTDDALGGAINIVLRNDTKTNLNASVSYGSFNTLQANVNGLYRFEETGFTVKSSIFHNYSDNDYEVSGRSVVDTGLGGVQTPITAKRFNDAYRSTGGMFQAGFTDVKWADQFLVGFNASKDYKEVQHGAFMTITPYKDRFLESDALLANIIYQKKNLFTKGLDVKINGLYGKRNRAINDTVAWAYSWTGDRAIDFRGNEYKYTWGSQQEGGPTLAKIKRKVASIRTGVSYDFNDHHKVLVNHVYSGVDREDSDVLVSVLENTFKGTRNIDKNIYSLTYEFKAFDNRLRTSIFGKHYQQKTTSIDPEIQTDTNGNKSIVDEIISSNNKKDGYGFAASYAISPKVTLLTSAEKAVRLPDETEVFGNDGDNVVANPTIKPEQSNNYNLGFRFGTFNIKDHDFSISTNVFTRNIKDRIGLPIETSFNVDDELIVYVNQGTATSKGIDAQLNYTYDRNFGVNFNVSRFDLQIINSNVEIDVPNTPFFTMNGSLRYSFKDLIQKKSRLNLFYSMYFTDEFSYLVPQGSNTVGNDFFEVPKQFSQDFGLSYSFPNKKLVASFDIKNIFDKPVFDNLSVQKPGRAFYIKLNYTINKFN; encoded by the coding sequence ATGCCATCTTTTTTTAAAACATTTTTACTGTTACTTGTATCATATACCGCTTTTGGTCAAGAAGGAGATTTTTACGGAAAAGTAAAAGTTGACGATAATGAACCAGGTATAGATGTTTTTGTCGTTATAAAAGGAGATCATTTCTACAAAGAAACGGTTACCGACTTTAATGGAGAATTCTATATAAAATCAGTTCCTTACGGAACCCATAAAATTCAATTCCATTCATTAAACTCAAAGTCTAAAACAATTACCACTCAACTCAATTCAAATAAAAAGGAAGTAAATGTTTTATTAGAAAGTATAAAGAATCAGTTAGATGAAGTACGTATAACTACCAAAACAGAAGAAACTAAAAAAGAAACCCAAGGTTTTGCTGTAAATGTTATAAAAACTGAAGAAGCTGGTCTTAGAAACGTTCAAACAAACGATTTATTAAACACTACAGTTGGCGTAAAAATTCGTCAAAATGGTGGTTTAGGATCAGAAGTTAGTTATAGTTTAAATGGATTATCGGGTAATGCTGTACGAATTTTTATTGACGGAATCCCTAGCTCTATGTACGGATCTTCTTACAACCTAAACAGTATTCCGCCTTCCATGATTAAAAATATTGAAGTGTATAAAGGAGTGGTTCCTGGACATTTGACAGATGATGCTTTAGGAGGCGCCATTAACATCGTACTTCGTAATGATACCAAAACAAATTTAAACGCATCTGTTTCATACGGATCATTCAACACCCTGCAAGCTAACGTTAATGGCTTATATCGTTTTGAAGAAACTGGATTTACTGTAAAATCTTCTATATTTCATAATTATTCTGATAATGACTACGAAGTATCCGGAAGAAGTGTTGTAGACACAGGCTTAGGAGGTGTACAAACTCCAATTACTGCAAAAAGATTTAATGATGCCTATAGATCTACAGGCGGAATGTTTCAAGCTGGTTTTACAGATGTAAAATGGGCAGACCAGTTTTTAGTTGGTTTTAACGCTTCTAAAGACTACAAAGAGGTGCAACACGGGGCATTTATGACCATCACGCCTTATAAAGACCGTTTTTTAGAATCGGACGCTTTGTTGGCAAACATAATTTATCAGAAGAAAAATCTTTTCACCAAAGGGCTAGATGTAAAAATAAACGGGTTGTACGGAAAAAGAAACCGTGCTATTAACGATACCGTTGCTTGGGCTTATAGTTGGACTGGAGATAGAGCCATCGATTTTAGAGGTAACGAATACAAATATACTTGGGGATCTCAACAAGAAGGAGGACCAACATTGGCCAAAATTAAAAGAAAAGTAGCTTCTATTAGAACTGGTGTGTCTTATGATTTTAATGATCACCATAAAGTTTTAGTAAACCACGTATACAGCGGAGTTGACAGAGAAGACAGCGATGTTTTAGTTTCGGTATTAGAAAACACCTTTAAAGGCACAAGAAATATTGACAAAAACATCTATTCTTTAACCTATGAATTTAAAGCTTTTGATAATAGATTAAGAACAAGCATATTTGGAAAACATTATCAACAAAAAACAACAAGTATAGATCCTGAAATACAAACAGACACAAACGGAAACAAAAGTATCGTTGATGAAATTATAAGTAGTAATAACAAAAAAGATGGATACGGTTTTGCAGCTTCATATGCTATTTCTCCAAAAGTTACACTGTTAACTTCTGCGGAAAAAGCTGTTCGTTTACCTGATGAAACTGAAGTATTTGGTAATGATGGTGATAATGTAGTAGCAAACCCAACTATTAAACCAGAACAAAGTAACAACTATAACTTAGGTTTTAGATTTGGAACATTTAACATAAAAGACCATGATTTCTCTATCTCTACCAATGTATTTACAAGAAACATTAAAGACAGAATTGGCTTACCTATAGAAACATCTTTTAATGTTGATGACGAATTAATTGTATACGTAAACCAAGGAACCGCAACTTCTAAAGGGATAGACGCACAATTAAATTATACCTATGACAGAAATTTTGGAGTAAATTTTAACGTGTCTCGTTTCGATTTACAAATTATAAATAGCAATGTAGAAATAGATGTACCAAACACACCTTTTTTTACCATGAATGGTAGTTTACGCTACTCTTTTAAAGATTTAATACAGAAAAAATCTAGACTAAACCTATTTTACTCGATGTACTTTACAGATGAGTTTTCATACTTAGTTCCTCAAGGTTCTAATACAGTTGGTAATGATTTTTTTGAAGTACCGAAACAATTTTCTCAAGATTTTGGTCTTAGTTATTCTTTTCCAAACAAAAAACTTGTTGCTAGTTTCGATATTAAAAACATATTTGACAAACCTGTATTCGATAATTTATCTGTACAAAAACCAGGTAGAGCTTTTTACATAAAATTAAATTACACAATCAATAAATTTAACTAA
- a CDS encoding DMT family transporter, translated as MENTHVKNLSLLILATLFISTSGVLGKYIALPAEVIILCRASFAAVLVYIFCKVQKIDLKIKFKKDYYSFAINGFFLGAHWVTYFYALKLSNVALGMLSLYTFPVMAALLEPFFSKQKLNKIHVLLGIFVLIGVYILVPDFSIENNEAKGVLLGILSALCYALRNLTTKKHVTNYNGSTIMLYQLIIVTLLLIPVLFFSDISNFESQLPLLLLIALLTTAIGHTMMIHSLKHFTVATASIISSVQPVFGIIIAYIFVNEIPSMNTIIGGSLILFTVIVESVRSKK; from the coding sequence ATGGAAAATACTCACGTAAAAAATTTATCCCTCTTAATTTTAGCAACATTATTTATAAGCACCTCTGGTGTTTTAGGTAAATATATTGCTTTACCAGCGGAAGTAATTATTTTATGTAGAGCTAGTTTTGCCGCCGTTTTAGTTTATATTTTTTGTAAAGTCCAGAAAATAGATTTAAAAATAAAATTTAAGAAAGATTATTATTCTTTTGCAATTAACGGTTTTTTCTTAGGAGCTCATTGGGTAACCTATTTTTATGCTTTAAAGCTATCTAACGTTGCTTTAGGAATGTTGTCTTTATACACATTCCCAGTAATGGCTGCGCTTTTAGAGCCCTTTTTCTCTAAACAAAAACTAAATAAAATTCATGTTTTATTAGGAATCTTTGTATTAATTGGCGTGTATATTTTAGTACCAGATTTTTCTATAGAAAACAACGAAGCCAAAGGAGTTTTATTAGGTATTTTATCTGCTCTTTGTTATGCTTTAAGAAATTTAACTACCAAAAAGCACGTTACCAACTATAACGGGAGCACAATTATGCTTTACCAATTAATTATTGTGACTCTATTATTAATACCTGTTTTATTCTTCAGTGATATTTCTAACTTTGAAAGTCAATTGCCTTTGTTATTATTAATTGCTTTATTAACAACAGCCATTGGCCACACCATGATGATTCACTCCTTAAAACACTTCACTGTCGCTACAGCAAGCATAATTAGCAGCGTGCAACCTGTTTTTGGTATTATTATCGCTTACATATTTGTAAATGAAATTCCGAGTATGAATACAATTATAGGAGGAAGCTTAATTTTATTTACAGTAATTGTCGAAAGCGTAAGAAGTAAAAAATAA
- the gldD gene encoding gliding motility lipoprotein GldD → MRNIFLLIFVTLFLSCKEDVLPKPKGYLSLTYPTKAYKKLDLERPYTFDILENTKTYDDPKNWLTIKYPNLKASIDITYRPVENNIKELLTEAEKLVFKHTIKAEQIIPKDFVNPKKRVFGSMYEITGNAASQIQFHITDSTKNFIKGSLYFYAKPNYDSILPAVDYVKKDILRLVETLEWKQ, encoded by the coding sequence ATGCGTAATATTTTTCTATTAATTTTTGTAACCCTATTTCTATCTTGTAAAGAAGATGTTTTGCCCAAACCAAAAGGATATTTAAGTTTAACATACCCTACAAAAGCATATAAAAAATTAGACCTAGAAAGACCTTATACCTTTGATATCTTAGAAAACACAAAAACTTATGACGACCCTAAAAATTGGCTTACCATAAAATACCCTAATTTAAAAGCTTCTATAGACATTACCTACAGACCTGTAGAAAATAACATTAAAGAACTGCTAACAGAAGCAGAAAAATTGGTTTTTAAACACACTATAAAAGCAGAACAAATTATTCCAAAAGATTTTGTAAATCCTAAGAAAAGGGTTTTTGGTAGCATGTATGAAATAACAGGTAATGCAGCCTCTCAAATTCAATTCCACATAACAGATAGTACCAAAAACTTTATAAAAGGATCCTTGTATTTTTACGCAAAACCAAACTACGACTCCATTTTACCTGCAGTAGATTATGTTAAAAAAGACATTTTACGTTTAGTAGAAACACTAGAGTGGAAACAATAA
- a CDS encoding gliding motility-associated protein GldE gives MDPDPEILLSLFASIDFVTTFNSVFLIVLLVSSALVSGAEVAFFSLSQTDLNELSNNGKDQNIVVSLLEKPRKLLATILITNNFINILIVLLFASLAETLFGSFDFKLELFSLLIPTRFLLEIVLVTFLILLFGEVLPKVYASRNALSFSKTMSKFIHTINILLTPFSLPLITLTKWIEKKLGSKNSNFSVETLSQALELTSEGATTKDEQKILEGIVNFGNTETVQIMVPRIDIFALSDTESYEVVLEKILKNGYSRNPVYKDNIDNIVGVLYAKDLLAHLNKTTFKWQELLRETFFVPENKKLDDLLADFREKKNHLAIVVDEYGGTSGLLTLEDVIEEIVGDINDEFDDEDLHYSKIDANNYIFEGKTSIKDFCKVLDDEDEEIFEQEKGESETLAGFILEISGKFPKKGEKINFKNYTFTIEALDKKRIKQVKATRNA, from the coding sequence TTGGACCCAGATCCCGAAATATTACTTTCATTATTTGCCTCAATAGATTTTGTAACTACGTTTAATTCAGTTTTTCTAATTGTTTTACTTGTTAGCTCTGCTTTAGTTTCTGGAGCAGAAGTTGCTTTTTTCTCACTTTCACAAACAGATTTAAACGAACTTTCTAACAACGGTAAAGATCAAAACATAGTCGTTAGTTTATTAGAAAAACCTCGAAAGTTATTAGCCACAATTTTAATAACCAACAATTTTATAAATATCTTAATTGTATTATTGTTTGCTTCATTGGCAGAAACCTTATTTGGTAGTTTCGACTTTAAACTAGAACTATTTTCACTTTTAATTCCTACTCGTTTTTTATTAGAAATTGTTCTTGTAACCTTTCTAATCCTATTATTTGGCGAGGTTTTACCAAAGGTTTACGCTTCTAGAAATGCACTTAGCTTTTCTAAAACAATGTCTAAGTTTATACACACCATAAACATTTTACTAACACCTTTTAGCTTACCTTTAATTACACTAACAAAGTGGATAGAAAAAAAATTAGGTAGTAAAAATTCTAATTTTTCAGTAGAAACGCTATCACAAGCACTAGAGCTAACTTCTGAAGGCGCAACCACAAAAGACGAACAAAAAATTCTTGAAGGAATTGTAAACTTCGGAAATACAGAAACCGTACAAATCATGGTTCCTCGTATAGATATTTTTGCACTTTCTGATACTGAATCCTACGAAGTAGTTTTAGAAAAAATCCTAAAAAACGGCTACTCTAGAAACCCTGTTTACAAAGATAACATAGACAATATTGTTGGGGTTTTATACGCTAAAGACTTATTAGCTCATTTAAATAAAACAACTTTTAAATGGCAAGAATTACTAAGAGAAACTTTTTTTGTACCAGAAAACAAAAAGTTAGATGATTTATTAGCCGATTTTAGAGAAAAGAAAAATCACTTAGCAATTGTTGTTGATGAATATGGAGGAACAAGCGGCTTACTGACTTTAGAAGACGTAATAGAAGAGATTGTTGGCGATATAAATGATGAATTTGATGATGAAGATTTACATTATTCTAAAATAGACGCTAACAATTATATTTTTGAAGGTAAAACAAGTATTAAAGATTTCTGCAAAGTTTTAGATGACGAGGATGAAGAAATATTTGAACAAGAAAAAGGAGAAAGTGAAACCTTAGCCGGCTTTATTTTAGAGATTTCCGGTAAATTCCCTAAGAAAGGAGAGAAAATAAACTTCAAGAACTATACGTTTACCATAGAAGCGTTAGATAAAAAACGCATTAAACAAGTTAAAGCTACACGAAATGCGTAA
- a CDS encoding single-stranded DNA-binding protein, with amino-acid sequence MAAGTINKVILIGNLGDDVKMHYFDDQNCVGRFPIATSESYTNKQNGEKVTSTDWHNLVVRNGLAKVCEKYLSKGDKVYIEGKLRNRQWEQDGVKRYATEVHINEMTMLSTKKNADNSTPAAPQQESKPSAPAPKAETPEEDDDLPF; translated from the coding sequence ATGGCAGCAGGAACAATAAACAAGGTGATTTTAATTGGTAATTTAGGTGACGATGTTAAAATGCACTATTTTGATGATCAAAATTGTGTAGGTAGATTTCCAATAGCAACCAGTGAAAGCTATACAAATAAACAAAACGGAGAAAAAGTTACTTCTACCGATTGGCACAATCTTGTTGTAAGAAACGGATTGGCAAAAGTGTGTGAAAAATATTTATCTAAAGGAGATAAAGTATATATAGAAGGGAAATTAAGAAACCGCCAATGGGAACAAGACGGAGTAAAACGTTACGCTACAGAAGTTCATATAAATGAAATGACCATGCTTTCTACCAAGAAAAACGCGGATAATTCAACCCCTGCTGCACCACAACAAGAATCTAAACCTTCTGCACCAGCACCAAAAGCTGAAACCCCAGAAGAAGACGATGATTTACCATTTTAA